In one Oncorhynchus masou masou isolate Uvic2021 chromosome 23, UVic_Omas_1.1, whole genome shotgun sequence genomic region, the following are encoded:
- the LOC135511073 gene encoding protein NDNF-like isoform X1 yields MMAAMAWHLCLAVSLLCVTPWPQGHSALAPENEVPLRPTAWLPDGKVTTMHLPKGRTRRLYFTLKKKVAMMSVTVSPCDLPIEWTLEARTLKDKPPKSLHWSTKKSMPEVWWRGPGTEAKIHTYTGNAMNTYTGPSYAPASIYILRLRSKDQDTRATVYLHEGSGTSWAFPQLPSDSRVHTLGVGMTSVTLSWAPSAPLKRMHTQRSYDYCVLVNRKHNYRNLCAAQEGIRKEREKDKKKEKDKQRKVTVWPILKDWWWQQWDADTELQSPAALRDDYGHLQCVCKGTESVCTVSELVPDTQYYFDVFLIDRLNGTSAAYTGTFAQTHEEARPAITPLREGEVRWVTFRDGGSTSGELFSFRPRGWQQSGLLTLQSCESSEKINITVSSKGKELSSQAVGENLAQIWLQGSPSYLIHLEKEGTAAPRQAAPGVLKASVKMQASSTYHRQGIPSLPSTLQIKSFNRLRSCESVTLAWMGTEERSLYCVYRQRLGKGGGKKGGTAPCLGPESRSDTERVLCKYFQELNPRRAVTTAVIGGLEPGVAYIFDVYLMRRWGIPIKYSSKTVRTRKEC; encoded by the exons ATGATGGCAGCGATGGCCTGGCATCTCTGCCTggccgtgtctctcctctgtgttacCCCCTGGCCCCAAGGACACTCAGCTCTGGCTCCTGAGAACGAGGTGCCACTCCGCCCCACCGCCTGGCTGCCTGATGGAAAGGTCACCACCATGCATCTGCCCAAAGGACGCACCCGGAG GCTGTACTTCACACTGAAGAAGAAGGTTGCGATGATGTCTGTGACCGTCAGTCCCTGTGACCTCCCCATCGAGTGGACCCTTGAAGCCCGAACCCTGAAGGACAAACCGCCTAAGAGTCTGCACT GGAGTACCAAGAAGAGTATGCCAGAGGTGTGGTGGAGAGGACCTGGAACTGAAGCCAAGATACACACCTACACTGGCAACGCCATGAACACCTACACAGGCCCTTCGTACGCCCCAGCATCTATCTACATCCTCAGGCTGCGGTCCAAGGACCAGGACACCAGGGCTACTGTGTACCTCCATGAGGGCTCTGGGACCTCCTGGGCCTTCCCACAGCTTCCCTCTGACTCCCGTGTCCACACCCTGGGTGTAGGAATGACCAGTGTCACCCTCAGCTGGGCCCCCAGTGCCCCCCTCAAAAGGATGCACACCCAACGCAGCTATGACTACTGTGTCCTCGTCAATCGCAAACACAACTACCGCAACCTTTGTGCCGCCCAGGAGGGCATCAGGAAGGAGCGGGAGAAAGACAAGAAAAAGGAGAAGGACAAACAGAGGAAAGTAACTGTGTGGCCGATTCTCAAAGActggtggtggcagcagtgggATGCTGACACTGAGCTCCAGTCACCCGCTGCGCTCCGTGACGACTATGGTCATCTTCAATGTGTTTGTAAGGGAACAGAGAGCGTGTGCACAGTCTCTGAGCTCGTCCCTGACACGCAATACTACTTTGACGTTTTTTTGATCGACAGGCTAAATGGAACCAGTGCCGCATATACTGGAACATTTGCGCAAACACACGAGGAGGCCCGACCAGCTATCACACCACTTAGGGAAGGGGAGGTCCGGTGGGTGACCTTCCGGGATGGAGGCTCAACCTCTGGGGAGTTATTTAGCTTCCGACCCCGGGGCTGGCAACAGAGTGGCCTACTCACTCTACAGAGCTGCGAAAGCAGTGAGAAGATCAACATCACTGTTTCCAGCAAGGGCAAAGAGCTCAGCTCCCAGGCTGTGGGAGAAAACCTGGCTCAGATCTGGCTCCAGGGCAGCCCTTCCTACCTCATCCACTTGGAGAAAGAGGGAACGGCGGCTCCCAGACAAGCTGCTCCAGGAGTGCTGAAGGCCTCTGTTAAGATGCAGGCGTCCTCCACTTACCATCGTCAAGGgataccttctctcccctccactctgcaGATAAAGTCTTTCAACAGGCTCAGGAGCTGTGAATCTGTCACCCTGGCCTGGATgggcacagaggagaggagccttTACTGCGTGTACCGCCAGAGGCTGGGTAAGGGGGGAGGTAAGAAGGGAGGCACGGCACCCTGCCTGGGGCCTGAGTCACGGTCGGACACTGAGAGGGTCCTGTGTAAATACTTCCAGGAGCTCAACCCTCGACGGGCTGTCACGACAGCCGTGATCGGAGGCCTGGAGCCTGGGGTGGCCTACATATTTGATGTCTATCTAATGAGACGCTGGGGGATCCCCATAAAGTACAGCAGCAAGACAGTAAGAACCAGGAAGGAGTGCTGA
- the LOC135511073 gene encoding protein NDNF-like isoform X2 has protein sequence MFESCPVYSQTCSIEKTSKGALITIMQTCPGCEHSYEWNSQSHVVSLIRGKELIYAAMPINGALAKTSPHLLPAHQRSSTARPDSRSTKKSMPEVWWRGPGTEAKIHTYTGNAMNTYTGPSYAPASIYILRLRSKDQDTRATVYLHEGSGTSWAFPQLPSDSRVHTLGVGMTSVTLSWAPSAPLKRMHTQRSYDYCVLVNRKHNYRNLCAAQEGIRKEREKDKKKEKDKQRKVTVWPILKDWWWQQWDADTELQSPAALRDDYGHLQCVCKGTESVCTVSELVPDTQYYFDVFLIDRLNGTSAAYTGTFAQTHEEARPAITPLREGEVRWVTFRDGGSTSGELFSFRPRGWQQSGLLTLQSCESSEKINITVSSKGKELSSQAVGENLAQIWLQGSPSYLIHLEKEGTAAPRQAAPGVLKASVKMQASSTYHRQGIPSLPSTLQIKSFNRLRSCESVTLAWMGTEERSLYCVYRQRLGKGGGKKGGTAPCLGPESRSDTERVLCKYFQELNPRRAVTTAVIGGLEPGVAYIFDVYLMRRWGIPIKYSSKTVRTRKEC, from the exons ATGTTCGAGAGCTGTCCAGTTTACAGCCAAACATGCAGCATAGAGAAGACCAGCAAGGGCGCCCTCATCACCATCATGCAGACATGCCCTGGCTGTGAGcattcctatgaatggaacagtcAATCACATGTTG TATCTTTGATAAGGGGCAAGGAGCTGATCTATGCTGCTATGCCCATCAATGGGGCTCTGGCAAAGACCTCACCTCACCTCTTGCCTGCTCACCAACGGTCGTCGACGGCAAGACCAGACTCAC GGAGTACCAAGAAGAGTATGCCAGAGGTGTGGTGGAGAGGACCTGGAACTGAAGCCAAGATACACACCTACACTGGCAACGCCATGAACACCTACACAGGCCCTTCGTACGCCCCAGCATCTATCTACATCCTCAGGCTGCGGTCCAAGGACCAGGACACCAGGGCTACTGTGTACCTCCATGAGGGCTCTGGGACCTCCTGGGCCTTCCCACAGCTTCCCTCTGACTCCCGTGTCCACACCCTGGGTGTAGGAATGACCAGTGTCACCCTCAGCTGGGCCCCCAGTGCCCCCCTCAAAAGGATGCACACCCAACGCAGCTATGACTACTGTGTCCTCGTCAATCGCAAACACAACTACCGCAACCTTTGTGCCGCCCAGGAGGGCATCAGGAAGGAGCGGGAGAAAGACAAGAAAAAGGAGAAGGACAAACAGAGGAAAGTAACTGTGTGGCCGATTCTCAAAGActggtggtggcagcagtgggATGCTGACACTGAGCTCCAGTCACCCGCTGCGCTCCGTGACGACTATGGTCATCTTCAATGTGTTTGTAAGGGAACAGAGAGCGTGTGCACAGTCTCTGAGCTCGTCCCTGACACGCAATACTACTTTGACGTTTTTTTGATCGACAGGCTAAATGGAACCAGTGCCGCATATACTGGAACATTTGCGCAAACACACGAGGAGGCCCGACCAGCTATCACACCACTTAGGGAAGGGGAGGTCCGGTGGGTGACCTTCCGGGATGGAGGCTCAACCTCTGGGGAGTTATTTAGCTTCCGACCCCGGGGCTGGCAACAGAGTGGCCTACTCACTCTACAGAGCTGCGAAAGCAGTGAGAAGATCAACATCACTGTTTCCAGCAAGGGCAAAGAGCTCAGCTCCCAGGCTGTGGGAGAAAACCTGGCTCAGATCTGGCTCCAGGGCAGCCCTTCCTACCTCATCCACTTGGAGAAAGAGGGAACGGCGGCTCCCAGACAAGCTGCTCCAGGAGTGCTGAAGGCCTCTGTTAAGATGCAGGCGTCCTCCACTTACCATCGTCAAGGgataccttctctcccctccactctgcaGATAAAGTCTTTCAACAGGCTCAGGAGCTGTGAATCTGTCACCCTGGCCTGGATgggcacagaggagaggagccttTACTGCGTGTACCGCCAGAGGCTGGGTAAGGGGGGAGGTAAGAAGGGAGGCACGGCACCCTGCCTGGGGCCTGAGTCACGGTCGGACACTGAGAGGGTCCTGTGTAAATACTTCCAGGAGCTCAACCCTCGACGGGCTGTCACGACAGCCGTGATCGGAGGCCTGGAGCCTGGGGTGGCCTACATATTTGATGTCTATCTAATGAGACGCTGGGGGATCCCCATAAAGTACAGCAGCAAGACAGTAAGAACCAGGAAGGAGTGCTGA
- the LOC135511073 gene encoding protein NDNF-like isoform X3: MPEVWWRGPGTEAKIHTYTGNAMNTYTGPSYAPASIYILRLRSKDQDTRATVYLHEGSGTSWAFPQLPSDSRVHTLGVGMTSVTLSWAPSAPLKRMHTQRSYDYCVLVNRKHNYRNLCAAQEGIRKEREKDKKKEKDKQRKVTVWPILKDWWWQQWDADTELQSPAALRDDYGHLQCVCKGTESVCTVSELVPDTQYYFDVFLIDRLNGTSAAYTGTFAQTHEEARPAITPLREGEVRWVTFRDGGSTSGELFSFRPRGWQQSGLLTLQSCESSEKINITVSSKGKELSSQAVGENLAQIWLQGSPSYLIHLEKEGTAAPRQAAPGVLKASVKMQASSTYHRQGIPSLPSTLQIKSFNRLRSCESVTLAWMGTEERSLYCVYRQRLGKGGGKKGGTAPCLGPESRSDTERVLCKYFQELNPRRAVTTAVIGGLEPGVAYIFDVYLMRRWGIPIKYSSKTVRTRKEC; encoded by the coding sequence ATGCCAGAGGTGTGGTGGAGAGGACCTGGAACTGAAGCCAAGATACACACCTACACTGGCAACGCCATGAACACCTACACAGGCCCTTCGTACGCCCCAGCATCTATCTACATCCTCAGGCTGCGGTCCAAGGACCAGGACACCAGGGCTACTGTGTACCTCCATGAGGGCTCTGGGACCTCCTGGGCCTTCCCACAGCTTCCCTCTGACTCCCGTGTCCACACCCTGGGTGTAGGAATGACCAGTGTCACCCTCAGCTGGGCCCCCAGTGCCCCCCTCAAAAGGATGCACACCCAACGCAGCTATGACTACTGTGTCCTCGTCAATCGCAAACACAACTACCGCAACCTTTGTGCCGCCCAGGAGGGCATCAGGAAGGAGCGGGAGAAAGACAAGAAAAAGGAGAAGGACAAACAGAGGAAAGTAACTGTGTGGCCGATTCTCAAAGActggtggtggcagcagtgggATGCTGACACTGAGCTCCAGTCACCCGCTGCGCTCCGTGACGACTATGGTCATCTTCAATGTGTTTGTAAGGGAACAGAGAGCGTGTGCACAGTCTCTGAGCTCGTCCCTGACACGCAATACTACTTTGACGTTTTTTTGATCGACAGGCTAAATGGAACCAGTGCCGCATATACTGGAACATTTGCGCAAACACACGAGGAGGCCCGACCAGCTATCACACCACTTAGGGAAGGGGAGGTCCGGTGGGTGACCTTCCGGGATGGAGGCTCAACCTCTGGGGAGTTATTTAGCTTCCGACCCCGGGGCTGGCAACAGAGTGGCCTACTCACTCTACAGAGCTGCGAAAGCAGTGAGAAGATCAACATCACTGTTTCCAGCAAGGGCAAAGAGCTCAGCTCCCAGGCTGTGGGAGAAAACCTGGCTCAGATCTGGCTCCAGGGCAGCCCTTCCTACCTCATCCACTTGGAGAAAGAGGGAACGGCGGCTCCCAGACAAGCTGCTCCAGGAGTGCTGAAGGCCTCTGTTAAGATGCAGGCGTCCTCCACTTACCATCGTCAAGGgataccttctctcccctccactctgcaGATAAAGTCTTTCAACAGGCTCAGGAGCTGTGAATCTGTCACCCTGGCCTGGATgggcacagaggagaggagccttTACTGCGTGTACCGCCAGAGGCTGGGTAAGGGGGGAGGTAAGAAGGGAGGCACGGCACCCTGCCTGGGGCCTGAGTCACGGTCGGACACTGAGAGGGTCCTGTGTAAATACTTCCAGGAGCTCAACCCTCGACGGGCTGTCACGACAGCCGTGATCGGAGGCCTGGAGCCTGGGGTGGCCTACATATTTGATGTCTATCTAATGAGACGCTGGGGGATCCCCATAAAGTACAGCAGCAAGACAGTAAGAACCAGGAAGGAGTGCTGA
- the LOC135511075 gene encoding dnaJ homolog subfamily C member 9-like — MWLLDQCQALFNTSSLYGVLGVSKEATDAEIRHSYYKVSLRVHPDRAPEDLQATEKFQVLGKIYAVLSDKEQREVYDEQGLVAEESDSLQQDQCWEEYWRLLFPKITLEDIQEFERKYKGTEEERQDVMQIYLQHQGNMNAIMASALCCSQEDEPRITALIQTAIQAGELTAYPAFTQESTRKKKTRKQKADEEREEAEERQREMGLNDADDSLVMMLKQKQKSREQNFNSFLSDLEGKYSKGGKAKAGGNGKK; from the exons ATGTGGCTACTCGACCAGTGTCAAGCACTGTTCAACACCTCCAGCCTCTATGGGGTGCTGGGCGTCTCCAAGGAGGCGACAGACGCAGAGATCCGACACAGCTACTACAAGGTGTCGCTCAGGGTTCACCCAGATCGTGCTCCCGAAGACCTGCAGGCAACAGAGAAATTTCAG GTGCTTGGGAAGATATATGCCGTGTTGAGTGACAAGGAGCAGAGGGAAGTGTATGATGAGCAGGGACTTGTGGCTGAGGAATCTGACTCACTGCAGCAGGACCAATGCTGGGAGGAGTACTGGAGGTTGCTGTTCCCTAAG ATCACATTGGAGGACATCCAGGAGTTTGAGAGGAAGTACAAAGGcacggaggaggagaggcaggatgtgATGCAGATTTACCTGCAGCACCAGGGGAACATGAACGCCATCATGGCCTCAGCCCTGTGCTGCTCTCAGGAGGACGAGCCCAGGATCACAGCCCTTATACAGACAGCCATCCAGGCAGGTGAGCTCACGGCCTACCCTGCTTTCACCCAGGAGAGCACCAGGAAGAAGAAAACACGCAAACAGAAG GCTgatgaagaaagagaagaagctgaggagaggcagagagagatgggactcaATGATGCTGATGACAGTCTTGTAATGATGTTAAAG CAAAAGCAGAAGTCCAGAGAGCAGAATTTTAACTCTTTCCTGTCTGACCTGGAAGGCAAATACTCCAAGGGAGGAAAAGCCAAAGCAGGAGGGAACGGAAAaaagtga